TTAATGAATTTGAGTTCGCATTGGTTTTTTTTGTATTCCGCAAGTTAAGTTGGTATAGTTTTTAAGAGTTTCGCAATATtagaacttttgtcattaattcaagattaataattgaatcaacagaaattctttacgaaaaatggattaattggttactgtgtgacactcgagaaatcggggcgttacaaggcCCAAATCCTTGGTCCGCTCATCGCCCTAAGctggcgctcctgggcgagggaccctggggtctcgcccagtccagtcaTTAGCCGATCTAGATCGACTGTCAGTCAGTTGTTAGTCTATCCTGGTCGACTATATGTCAGTCGTTAATCGATTTGAGCCTTGAAATAGTGCAAGGTTATTAGCCTTAATTTGTTATTTAAGTAAAATTCCTAGATAAAACACGTGCTTAAAGAGATAATGACAAATCTGTACTTTTAACGAAGGAATATTCTGCATGGATTTTGGGAGTTTtgctttaattaattaatctttaaCTAAGTGATATTTTCGTCTAATACATGAAGATAAAGTCAGGTTGGATCCACTTGCCACAAATATATGAACTTCATGTCAAATGAAGGTAGTGGAGCCAGCTGATAAACATGGGAATGGAAACACTAGCTAATATGATAGATTTTGAAGGTAGTGGGCAGATGTCATGATCCTAAGTTGTTGTATGCGTACGTGGTTAGTGCTTAGATAACGTGGTAGACTTCATGGAATGTAAATAACTATCGTAATTTGGTGTGATTTGCCTTCATAACTAGTCGTTTGAAGCTCATTTGTAAAAACAACACAATCAATCAATTAAACTACAAATTTCTCGCATTTATATTTGTCTTTTACTTTCATGCCTTTGATTTTCAGCCTTTAAGTTTCTTTAAAGCCTGTTAGTTGTTTATCATTTCAGCCATTTATTTATACAACTTTCTGTCATTCATTTTCACTCGTTTAAGCTTTTATCTACCCATTTTCATTTTACCTTAGTTTGGTAATTTTTGTCACTAATACAAACTTCTCAATAACGACCACTAAGAGCATTTTGGAGTGTCTTAGAAACATAGTTCATTCCTCAAATAATTGcttgattaaaaaattattgtgttGGTTTCTCACGGTCGACCCACACGACTATACAATCcctatttatttgtaaaccaacAATGGGCACTTCCTACGGGAAAAAATTAACACGAAAAATTACTCCACATGGGCATAAGTTCTTTGGGAGTTATTTTTATTTCGAGAAAAGAGTATATTTATTGATCGTAAGTAATTGAGTACTAACCGTTGCAATAGGTGGCAATAGGTGacatctattgccacggttacctTTTACAACCCGTGGTAACAAGAGAATCgatcaattgccacggttcagCCTtgaaccgtgacaattgagcaATTGCCACACCCCCTATCGCCATGGTTAAACCATGACGAATGGGCGGgtttaaccgtggcaataggtcTTTTCTATAGTAGTGAGTTCATGCAGTAGTTTCACATTTCGTTCCATAAATAAGTGGTTGGAgcttcaaattttaaattttgtgaATAAAAAAACTCGTTGTTCAGTCTCTACTGCTTAGAGCGCTGACCGTGAGATGAGAAATTAATCCCATAACTATCGGATATGGAAATACTtgattcaagaaaaaaaaattcattattaATGATCATGAAAACCACCTTCATACAATCAATCAATAAAATTTTAGTGATGTGAAAGAAGTAATTTTAGtctcttttttttgttacatcggaaagataaattacacccgttAGGCGTCAGAggtcgatccctggacctccccctacccaacccatatgtccctctgctcctaccacttgagctatcatatcTAATAGatgcattgttttttttttgttttttaaaacttaatagaaGCATTGTTTATcaattaagttttttaattaaaaaaaatttcccaattaaattttataattcactaaaaaaaattgtccATTTACTTTTTCACAACTGTTTTCAACCTCCGCATATGTATTTGGGGAAGTTCTGAAAATTACGTTCGCCTCAACACTCTATAGAATTTTTTAACAACCTCTTGTACCTTGTAATATAGCATAGGGTTTTGCTTTGCGGAGAAAAGCGAGAGAAAAGGCTCACTAACCGCcacaaaataagaaataaacTGCTGCAAGAACAAACCACTTTAAAAAAAGGCAGCCAATAAGTTTTAGTCTTCTACGGTTCTACCTATTTATAACTAACGAGTAAAAATCTGAATAAATTGGGTATTTAAACTTACAGATttcaattaatatataaaatgtatttttaaatGAGTAAATTGATAAAAGATCCATATATAAGTGACTAAAATCAGGTTTTAGGCAATGGTACACATCTACTTTCTCACTTAAAACAATGGTGTTAGTTTAGTTAAAAAGGTCTGAGAAAGTTGGATTCCCCTCAGGTAAACAAGTTGCTAAACGAGCAACACAAAATCAGAATTCTAACATCAATACAGAAATACATTGCAAACTTGTAAAACCATACACTACAAAACCAATTGAATGTTATATTACAGTTTCTTTACACGAGCAAATCCCAAGGACATTCTATTTTGGTTGAAACATTGATGATATAAGTAAATACTATCATCAAACCCAATGACCAGAATCCAATTAACGAGGGTACATCTCAGTTATTGAAACCTTATTTATTGATTCTTGAGTTGATTTATTCATGGACTCACTTGATCTTGTTGCCCCTGAATTCTCTTCGGACGAAGGCATGCGTGAAAAGCTTCTAGTTCTACCCATGAGAAATCCAGGTTCTGAAGGCACAGGAAGAGTGAGAGAATAGCTGCTAAGCATGAGTGCAATGGTAGACATAGGTGGTCTGTTAGCTATGTTTTCTTGAACACATAGTAAACCAATATGAATACATCTTATCATTTGATTTCGTGAACCGTTGTTTAATGTCGGATCTATAATATTTGCAGGTGTCCCCTCCCTCCAGTTTCTCCATGCCTGCAAGAATTTGCCCAGTTATAGATAACCATACACTACTAGGCTAGGCCACCAATTCAATTTCATCAGCAAGAAACAGCAGTGACCATAGAAACTATATTTCTACTGAAATTAGAAAATATTGTCAAGAGTATACACAAACATATAGGTTATAATTTCACAAAATCAGTAGAGACAAACAAACTCAGTTTCTCTTATATACAATTTCTCATGTAAAGGAACACTTACAAAACTCAGCAGATCTTCCACATTCTCCCCATGACGAATGCCACTATTTTTATGGCCACTAATAATCTCAAGAACCAGTACACCAAAACTGAAGACATCTgattttactgaaaattgtccATACATTAGATACTCAGGTGCCATATATCCACTGCATGCCAACATGAACATACTTAATTAGTAAAATGCTTTGACTCTTTCACAGGTTAATTATTTTCACTATATCTGATTTCGTGTTGGTGTAAAAGTAATTGTTGCTATTCTATATTTTTAAATGAGCTTGACTCTTATAACATCTAGTTACAATATTTGGATGCAGTCCATCCAATTCTCTTAGTTGAATAATTTATCAATACATGACTGAATGACAATGTAAgagaaaatataagttgttAGTTGATTCAAATTTAGCTTTTATGACAATAGTAGCCACATATTCTAGTACTTACTAGGTTCCAACAATCCTATTCGTATTTTCTTGTGTTTGGTCCACAACAATCAGTCTTGCCATGCCAAAATCTGCTATCTTAGCATTCAGCTCGTCGTCTAGGAGAATATTGCTTGCTTTGAGATCGCGATGTATAATTCGCAATCGCGAATCCTCATGAAGGTAAAGAAGGCCTCGAGCAATACCATGTATGATTTTGTGGCGCATTTCCCAATCCAATTGTGCTTTCCTGGTCTGATCTGTATTAATTTTAAAGCTATATATGTTAGTAGCCAGTTAGTCTTTGTTCGGTTACAAGCTGGAATCACTTATTGGAGCTTTTCTACTTGAAGTAACAAAGCAACAGTCTAATAATGCAATGTTTTAGCTTACCAAATATGATGTAGTCAAGACTTTTATTTGGAACAAATTCATAGATAAGGAGCCTTTCTCTCCCTTTCAAACTGAAACCAAGTAGCCTAACTAAATTTCTATGTTGAAGCTTGGCCACTAGAAGCACTTCATTCTTAAATTCAATATCTCCTTGGCCAGAATTCATTGACAATCTTTTGACAGCAATATCTTGTCCATTGGTTAGCTTACCCTGAAAATATATACCAATATATTATGCTCAACAAGTTCTTTCTCAGCCATGCATGTTATGCAATGTTTTGATGAAACAATGTTCTCTTACCGAGTAAACCGCACCAAATCCACCTTCTCCAATCTTATTAGAATCAGAAAAATCATTTGTAGCAACTCGTATGGTGTCAAAGTTGAACTGCAGTGATTCATTGGTTTCaatttcatcatcataatcatcaTCTTTTAAAGGAAATGGGAAATTGGGTTAGACAAATGACCTTTTTCAGATATGATAAGGGAATTCAAAAGTGAACTTGGACTTACTTTCAAATTTTTTACTTGGCTTCTTTACTCGTAGGTAGATGCAGATAGA
This is a stretch of genomic DNA from Lotus japonicus ecotype B-129 chromosome 1, LjGifu_v1.2. It encodes these proteins:
- the LOC130734072 gene encoding cysteine-rich receptor-like protein kinase 44, translated to MVVLPSRFFCFQSFLLLMIMVSDQARAQPNFTPYCMNNKGNYTVNSTYHNNLNTLLSNLLSNTEFNYGFYNSSYGQGIDKVSAIALCRGDLKRDECLTCLNNSRFNLTLHCPNQKEAIGYIEECILRYSNRTILGEMEVSPSIIMSNVGNDVIDVDEFNKVLGSLLNSLRTKAMSGDSRLKYATEIVSSPNLPDLYGLAQCTPDLSSQQCGSCLSGAIGEVPSCCDRKLGGRITRPSCSIRYEGNHFYEDDAPPPISTSDGKSNTSKIAIAVAVPVVVVLVIISICIYLRVKKPSKKFENDDYDDEIETNESLQFNFDTIRVATNDFSDSNKIGEGGFGAVYSGKLTNGQDIAVKRLSMNSGQGDIEFKNEVLLVAKLQHRNLVRLLGFSLKGRERLLIYEFVPNKSLDYIIFDQTRKAQLDWEMRHKIIHGIARGLLYLHEDSRLRIIHRDLKASNILLDDELNAKIADFGMARLIVVDQTQENTNRIVGTYGYMAPEYLMYGQFSVKSDVFSFGVLVLEIISGHKNSGIRHGENVEDLLSFAWRNWREGTPANIIDPTLNNGSRNQMIRCIHIGLLCVQENIANRPPMSTIALMLSSYSLTLPVPSEPGFLMGRTRSFSRMPSSEENSGATRSSESMNKSTQESINKVSITEMYPR